In a single window of the Caproicibacterium sp. BJN0003 genome:
- the mgsA gene encoding methylglyoxal synthase codes for MNIALIAHDAKKELMVQFCIAYCGILSRHDLCATGTTGKLVSDATGLKIQRFLSGSQGGDQQISARIACNEVDMLLFFRDPLSAKPHEPNDNNMLRLCDTHNIPVATNIATAEVLIHGLERGDLDWRNIVNPSR; via the coding sequence ATGAATATTGCATTGATCGCACACGATGCAAAAAAAGAATTGATGGTCCAGTTTTGTATTGCATACTGTGGGATTTTAAGCCGTCATGATTTATGTGCTACTGGTACGACAGGAAAGCTGGTCAGCGATGCGACTGGTCTTAAAATACAACGTTTTTTAAGCGGGAGTCAGGGCGGAGATCAGCAGATTTCTGCGCGAATTGCTTGCAATGAAGTGGATATGCTGTTGTTTTTTAGAGACCCGCTTTCTGCAAAACCGCATGAACCCAATGATAATAATATGCTTCGTCTCTGTGATACTCATAATATTCCGGTTGCTACAAATATTGCAACGGCGGAAGTTTTGATTCATGGTTTGGAGCGCGGCGATTTGGATTGGCGCAATATTGTAAATCCATCCCGCTGA
- a CDS encoding AAA family ATPase, with protein MGAVTVITSGKGGAGKSTTTAHVGLALAARGRRVLLVDCDAGLGCLDLLLNIAQEQVFDLSDVVSGTATPAQAIYPSPYQEGLYLMPAPFREEDLVSPEIMRELIGAIACYFDHVLIDCPAGIGAGFRSAVSAADRALVVSTPDKVCTLASFKTRAQLLEAGITEQRLVINRFSSSFFRKSGFFTDVDDMIDQTGIQLIAVIPEDEELRAAAVRRLPPQKCPAALAFARLAMRLEGHEVPLPPLQKF; from the coding sequence ATGGGAGCAGTAACAGTTATTACATCGGGAAAAGGTGGCGCAGGAAAATCCACCACAACAGCGCATGTTGGTCTGGCATTGGCAGCAAGAGGGCGTCGAGTGCTTTTAGTTGATTGTGATGCGGGGCTAGGATGTCTTGATTTGCTTCTCAATATTGCGCAGGAGCAGGTCTTTGATCTTTCCGATGTGGTTTCCGGTACTGCCACACCTGCACAGGCGATTTATCCCAGTCCTTATCAGGAAGGCCTTTATTTGATGCCGGCTCCATTTCGGGAAGAAGACTTGGTCAGCCCTGAAATCATGCGGGAGCTTATCGGTGCCATCGCATGTTATTTTGATCATGTGTTGATTGATTGTCCTGCGGGGATCGGGGCGGGTTTTCGCAGTGCTGTTTCGGCGGCAGACAGGGCCCTGGTAGTCAGTACCCCGGATAAAGTTTGCACATTGGCTTCTTTTAAAACCCGTGCGCAGCTTTTAGAAGCAGGTATAACAGAACAAAGGCTTGTGATCAATCGGTTTTCATCTTCTTTTTTTCGAAAATCGGGATTTTTTACCGATGTAGATGATATGATTGACCAGACTGGAATCCAGTTGATTGCAGTAATTCCGGAGGATGAGGAGCTTCGTGCAGCAGCGGTGCGCAGATTGCCTCCGCAGAAATGCCCTGCAGCATTAGCTTTTGCTCGACTTGCCATGAGGCTAGAGGGACATGAGGTTCCGCTGCCGCCTCTGCAAAAATTTTAA
- the dut gene encoding dUTP diphosphatase, with product MKLVFKKLNEQAILPTRGTKDSAGLDLYACMEEPVTIAPGALCRIPTGVAVALPENSVGLICGRSGLGVRHGITPSNSVGVIDSDYRGELIVGLCNVGSEPWTIAPNERFAQLLVLPVLMLEPEFREKLDETVRGDHGFGSTGTSV from the coding sequence ATGAAACTGGTATTTAAAAAATTAAATGAACAGGCGATTTTGCCTACTAGAGGAACAAAAGATTCTGCAGGGCTGGATCTTTATGCTTGTATGGAAGAACCGGTCACGATTGCGCCTGGAGCGCTCTGTCGCATTCCCACAGGTGTAGCGGTAGCTTTGCCGGAAAATAGTGTTGGCTTGATCTGCGGGCGCAGCGGATTGGGAGTTCGCCATGGGATTACCCCCTCGAACAGTGTCGGCGTGATCGATTCCGACTATCGCGGAGAGTTGATCGTCGGGCTTTGTAATGTTGGCAGCGAGCCATGGACCATTGCGCCGAATGAGCGTTTTGCACAGCTTTTGGTGCTCCCGGTTTTGATGCTGGAGCCGGAATTTCGGGAGAAACTAGATGAGACCGTCCGCGGAGATCATGGGTTTGGTTCTACGGGAACTTCTGTCTGA
- the mreC gene encoding rod shape-determining protein MreC, with translation MKKESHKKGLGKLLMVCALMGCLMLSTAAFSSSGVGGVVNLLLMPMQRVSAALSEQMTANAEETAASKEDLLSENKDLKAQINDLNRQLINYDTLKRENEEYKKYLGLKEENQDYQLLAAEVIAKDPDDLYGSITIDQGSRDGVSKNDPVITDAGLLGWVSEVFPTSSRVTTLFHADAKFGARDSQTQETGIMSCTVQSADEGYLRMNYLDSTTKVQEGDLVVTSGLAVESGFGGLFPRNLTVGTVKSVSRSESDASLYALVQPAVDLKNPKDVMVITNFAGKSAAGEDTASSGGNS, from the coding sequence TTGAAAAAAGAATCTCACAAAAAAGGTCTTGGAAAACTTCTAATGGTATGTGCTTTAATGGGCTGTTTGATGCTCTCTACCGCCGCATTTAGTTCCAGCGGTGTTGGAGGCGTTGTTAATTTGCTCTTGATGCCAATGCAGCGAGTGAGTGCCGCTTTGTCAGAGCAAATGACTGCAAACGCAGAGGAAACAGCAGCCTCAAAAGAAGATCTTCTCAGTGAAAATAAGGACCTCAAGGCACAGATTAATGATTTGAACCGTCAGCTGATCAATTATGATACGCTTAAAAGAGAAAACGAAGAATATAAAAAATATCTGGGGCTTAAAGAAGAAAATCAGGACTATCAGCTTTTGGCAGCAGAAGTGATTGCAAAAGATCCGGATGACTTGTATGGAAGTATCACGATCGATCAGGGATCTAGAGATGGGGTCTCCAAAAACGATCCGGTCATAACAGATGCAGGACTTCTCGGTTGGGTGAGCGAGGTGTTCCCCACTTCCAGCCGCGTGACAACGCTGTTCCATGCGGATGCAAAATTTGGGGCCCGTGACAGCCAAACGCAGGAAACAGGAATTATGAGTTGTACAGTTCAATCAGCAGATGAAGGATATCTTCGAATGAATTATTTGGATTCCACAACAAAGGTGCAGGAAGGCGACTTGGTCGTTACGAGCGGTCTTGCAGTAGAAAGCGGATTTGGGGGGCTTTTCCCCAGAAATCTGACGGTGGGAACGGTGAAGTCTGTTAGCCGCAGTGAATCAGATGCCTCCCTTTATGCACTTGTGCAGCCTGCAGTAGATTTAAAGAACCCAAAAGATGTGATGGTGATCACTAATTTTGCAGGAAAAAGTGCAGCCGGAGAAGATACGGCTTCCTCAGGAGGAAACTCATGA
- the hisS gene encoding histidine--tRNA ligase, translating to MELITQAPRGTEDILPGQSEKWQTVESVARNEAEKNGFSEIRTPVFEHTELFLRSVGETTDVVQKEMYTFKDKGNRSITLRPEGTAGAVRAFLEHGLLSAGMPQKFYYLTSCYRYEKAQKGRLREFHQFGIEMFGSNSPLSDAEVIGVGYSVLQRLGIDGISLAINSIGCPTCRAAYTKALKEYFSARKGELCETCLSRLERNPMRILDCKEKECQEIAANAPKILDFLCEDCQKHFDGVKHALEAMGISYTIDPSIVRGLDYYTNTVFEFLYKGMAICAGGRYNGLVEEMGGTPTPALGFGMGLERVILAMEEQKVEFPPKKRCDLFLASLGDAAREKSFLLAQKCKESGLYAEFDEIGRGLKAQMKYADKIGARFSLVLGDNEIESGRVMIKNMANGEKTEVSLGDEFLKEFCVLENS from the coding sequence ATGGAACTGATTACGCAGGCACCTCGCGGAACGGAAGATATCTTGCCGGGACAGAGCGAAAAATGGCAAACAGTAGAATCGGTTGCACGAAATGAAGCTGAAAAGAATGGGTTTTCAGAGATTCGTACACCGGTTTTTGAACATACAGAACTTTTTTTGCGCAGTGTAGGAGAAACTACCGATGTGGTGCAAAAAGAGATGTATACATTTAAAGATAAAGGTAACCGCAGCATTACCCTTCGCCCGGAGGGAACAGCCGGTGCCGTGCGTGCTTTTTTGGAGCATGGCTTACTTTCTGCCGGAATGCCGCAAAAGTTCTATTATCTGACCAGCTGCTATCGCTATGAAAAAGCGCAGAAAGGCAGACTGCGGGAATTTCATCAGTTTGGAATCGAGATGTTTGGTTCCAATTCTCCTCTTTCGGATGCCGAAGTGATCGGCGTTGGATATTCTGTTTTGCAGAGACTTGGAATTGACGGCATTTCGCTTGCGATTAATTCAATTGGCTGCCCTACTTGCCGAGCAGCTTATACAAAGGCACTGAAAGAATATTTTTCTGCTCGCAAAGGAGAACTATGTGAAACCTGCTTGTCTCGTCTTGAACGGAATCCGATGCGGATTTTGGACTGCAAAGAGAAAGAATGCCAGGAGATCGCAGCAAATGCGCCGAAGATTTTGGATTTCCTTTGTGAGGATTGCCAGAAACATTTTGATGGGGTAAAGCATGCGCTGGAGGCAATGGGGATTTCTTATACCATTGATCCTTCTATTGTCCGCGGATTAGATTACTATACAAATACCGTTTTTGAATTTCTCTATAAAGGAATGGCGATTTGTGCCGGCGGCCGTTATAACGGGCTTGTAGAAGAAATGGGAGGAACTCCGACACCTGCATTGGGATTTGGAATGGGACTCGAACGCGTAATCCTTGCGATGGAAGAGCAGAAGGTTGAATTTCCACCGAAGAAACGTTGTGATCTTTTCTTAGCATCTCTTGGGGATGCAGCACGGGAGAAGTCATTCCTTTTGGCGCAGAAGTGCAAGGAATCCGGTCTTTATGCCGAATTTGATGAGATTGGGCGTGGACTCAAGGCACAGATGAAATATGCCGATAAAATTGGGGCACGGTTCAGCCTTGTTCTAGGCGATAATGAGATCGAGAGCGGCCGGGTCATGATTAAGAATATGGCAAACGGAGAAAAAACGGAAGTTTCTCTGGGAGATGAGTTCTTAAAAGAATTCTGTGTCTTGGAAAACAGCTGA
- the mreD gene encoding rod shape-determining protein MreD, which translates to MRRAGVLRGMAYGAEFLLLYLLQQVPGLFPEISHSLPVLLIPAVVTAAFFEEEVPAMVCGLFCGLLMDFGSGSFLGAKALEFAVGGYCVSFLASQFLKTNLLSAVVSTLALGGILALLQWIFTALFPGNSGSGYLLFYHLLPRVLYTAIFAVPLYYLNRFLATRLRAPADI; encoded by the coding sequence ATGAGACGGGCAGGAGTTCTACGGGGAATGGCTTATGGCGCCGAATTTTTGCTCTTGTATCTATTGCAGCAGGTTCCAGGACTTTTTCCGGAAATATCTCATTCTCTGCCGGTACTTTTGATTCCGGCGGTCGTTACAGCAGCCTTCTTTGAAGAGGAAGTGCCGGCAATGGTCTGCGGCCTCTTCTGTGGGTTGCTGATGGATTTTGGCAGCGGCAGCTTTTTGGGAGCAAAAGCATTGGAATTTGCGGTTGGCGGATATTGCGTGAGCTTTCTCGCCAGTCAATTTTTAAAGACAAATCTTTTGAGCGCTGTCGTTTCCACTTTGGCGTTGGGAGGAATATTAGCACTTTTACAATGGATTTTTACCGCCCTTTTTCCAGGAAATTCTGGGAGTGGGTATCTGTTGTTTTATCATCTTTTGCCGCGGGTACTCTATACGGCAATATTTGCAGTGCCTCTTTATTATTTGAATCGGTTTTTAGCGACAAGGCTGAGAGCACCTGCTGATATTTAA
- a CDS encoding rod shape-determining protein has translation MRLKNIAIDLGTVNTLVYGKGKGIILREPSVVAVDVESDVVLAVGEKAREMIGRTPDTIEAVCPLHDGVIADFDITATMLKHFIQETLGKPSHFSKPKIVICVPSGVTGVERRAVEDAMADAGVRQVEIMTEPMAAAMGAGLPVMDPIGSMVVDIGGGTSEVAVISLGDIVTSTSVRVAGNKFDESISQYVKDKYNLLIGERTAEELKLQIGSAYPTEESNGLSLKVKGRNLADGLPAYITITAAEIREAISDPLSEIIDAVRNTLQKTEPELAADVIDHGITLTGGGALLRGIDELIKTETSLPVRIADSPLDCVALGAGMRLQGIEQAERQKQQPEPKKSEPNDSKE, from the coding sequence ATGCGCTTGAAGAATATTGCGATTGATCTTGGTACGGTCAATACGCTTGTTTATGGAAAAGGCAAGGGAATTATATTGAGAGAGCCATCGGTTGTTGCGGTGGATGTCGAAAGCGATGTTGTGCTGGCAGTCGGAGAAAAAGCACGGGAGATGATCGGCCGCACGCCGGATACCATTGAGGCTGTTTGTCCGCTTCATGACGGTGTCATCGCAGATTTTGACATTACTGCGACCATGCTCAAACATTTTATTCAGGAGACTTTGGGGAAGCCTTCTCATTTTTCCAAACCTAAAATCGTAATTTGTGTGCCATCCGGGGTTACCGGAGTAGAACGCCGTGCAGTGGAAGATGCGATGGCGGATGCCGGTGTGCGTCAGGTAGAAATCATGACGGAACCGATGGCTGCTGCGATGGGCGCAGGGTTGCCGGTGATGGACCCGATCGGCTCTATGGTTGTGGATATTGGCGGTGGGACAAGTGAAGTAGCGGTGATTTCTCTTGGAGACATTGTTACAAGTACCAGCGTTCGGGTAGCGGGAAATAAATTTGATGAATCCATTAGCCAATATGTGAAAGATAAATATAATCTTTTGATCGGCGAGCGCACGGCAGAAGAATTAAAATTACAGATCGGTTCGGCCTATCCTACTGAGGAATCAAATGGTCTTTCGCTGAAGGTTAAAGGGAGAAATCTTGCAGATGGTCTGCCTGCTTATATTACGATTACAGCTGCTGAAATTCGCGAGGCGATCTCTGACCCGCTCTCTGAAATTATTGATGCGGTTCGCAATACGCTGCAGAAGACGGAACCGGAGCTTGCGGCAGATGTCATTGACCATGGAATCACACTTACAGGCGGCGGTGCACTGCTGCGAGGGATCGACGAATTAATCAAGACAGAGACTTCCCTGCCGGTTCGGATTGCGGATTCCCCTTTGGATTGTGTGGCGCTTGGGGCGGGGATGCGTTTGCAGGGAATTGAGCAGGCAGAACGGCAGAAGCAACAGCCGGAGCCGAAGAAAAGCGAGCCGAATGATTCGAAAGAATGA
- a CDS encoding DUF4321 domain-containing protein, translating into MKKKLLRTILLIVILLLAIVLGKVGGDSALTIPWVSFLGAGASFGLEPTVVDLYILKFTFGLTVNINVLQAILILVGILLYSHIKIHE; encoded by the coding sequence ATGAAGAAAAAATTATTACGCACAATCCTTTTGATTGTGATATTGCTTTTGGCAATTGTGCTCGGAAAAGTCGGCGGAGATTCAGCGCTCACCATCCCGTGGGTTTCCTTTCTCGGTGCCGGAGCCAGCTTTGGATTGGAACCGACAGTTGTTGATCTTTATATTTTAAAGTTTACGTTTGGACTCACTGTCAACATTAATGTTTTACAGGCAATTTTGATTTTGGTTGGCATTCTCCTTTATTCTCATATTAAGATTCATGAATAA
- a CDS encoding Maf family protein, which translates to MFILASSSPRRSDLLHQAGYDFEVIPAQVNEACPHGTPPMQRVEQLARRKAIAVAKQHPGDAVLAADTLVAFKGRILGKPQTPEMAKKMLELLSGQVHQVYTAFCLIANNEVYEDKDCTSVEFYRIEPEEIEAYIASGEPLDKAGAYGIQGRGAVFVKRIDGSFTSVVGLPLGKIHRILKKVGIHPEK; encoded by the coding sequence ATGTTCATATTGGCCTCTTCTTCTCCAAGACGTTCTGATTTGCTGCATCAGGCAGGCTATGACTTTGAGGTAATCCCGGCGCAGGTAAATGAAGCCTGCCCGCATGGAACCCCTCCAATGCAGCGGGTAGAACAACTGGCACGCCGTAAAGCAATCGCAGTTGCGAAACAGCATCCTGGAGATGCGGTCCTTGCCGCAGATACGCTGGTGGCTTTTAAAGGGAGAATCCTTGGAAAGCCCCAAACCCCCGAAATGGCAAAAAAGATGCTCGAACTGCTTTCCGGGCAGGTGCATCAGGTCTATACGGCATTCTGTTTAATTGCAAATAACGAGGTTTATGAGGATAAAGACTGTACGAGTGTAGAATTTTATCGGATTGAACCGGAGGAAATTGAAGCTTATATCGCTTCGGGCGAACCCCTGGATAAAGCAGGTGCATATGGAATTCAGGGGCGCGGCGCCGTTTTTGTAAAACGAATTGATGGAAGTTTTACCAGCGTGGTTGGACTTCCGCTTGGAAAAATTCATAGGATTCTGAAAAAGGTTGGAATCCATCCTGAAAAGTAG
- a CDS encoding penicillin-binding transpeptidase domain-containing protein: MRLWKKQLSRKKVCMGLLILVCGIFAVRLIEWQFVDGQELSALAEQSVSTTQTIPTARGEIVDINGVGLATNKISYEIRFNLGEMSAASINKITGKLISLLKMRGESWNDTLPILYQNGEYEFQAGAEDAITYLKSDQFLKVGQDADPQTCIDALSKRYFAGSGNDASEYTPEQLRDILSVRYGMTMSGFSLGVPYIFSSKVSQETVAIINENSDDLPGVSTQITSVRQYPEPTLMPHILGNLGALSEKQYESLKSEGYTLNDTIGKFGIEAAMESTLRGSAGEKKIEYNSNGEVQQETVTKEPQAGNTVFLTIDSKVQKIAADSLAKNVQAAHATTKDCVGGGVVALRVSDFSVLAAASYPTYDLSQYSNASYFNSLLKDSSNPQVDRAFGSAFTPGSVFKPCVALAALQEGAITDTTKIVCNHVYDRFKPSLILTCMGWHGPMDVRSALAQSCNVFFCETGYRLGITSMDLYAKKLGLGVKTGVEIDETEGTLAGPESRTAAGGTWYDGDTVQAAIGQSDNQFSPAQLADYVATIANNGTRKKVHLVDHVTDYSRQNTISSTQGETLVDNSDYSYLSAENLKTVQEGMREVVTSGTARTLFSNYKIAIAAKTGTAETNGSDNVTFIAYAPYDNPQIAVAVVLPHGAAGTYAQNIAKDIFDAYFQS; this comes from the coding sequence TTGAGGTTGTGGAAAAAACAGTTGTCCAGAAAAAAAGTTTGTATGGGACTTCTTATTTTAGTCTGCGGTATTTTTGCCGTTCGGCTGATAGAGTGGCAATTTGTGGATGGACAAGAGCTTTCGGCTCTTGCGGAACAATCAGTCAGCACAACACAAACGATTCCCACTGCCCGGGGAGAAATTGTGGATATTAATGGAGTCGGGCTGGCAACCAATAAGATTTCTTATGAGATCCGGTTTAATTTGGGAGAAATGTCGGCGGCATCGATTAATAAAATTACAGGAAAATTGATTTCGCTTTTAAAAATGCGCGGAGAATCATGGAATGATACTCTGCCTATTTTATATCAAAACGGGGAATATGAGTTTCAAGCAGGTGCAGAAGATGCGATTACATATTTAAAATCCGATCAGTTCTTGAAAGTAGGACAAGATGCCGACCCTCAGACTTGTATCGATGCGCTTTCAAAACGATATTTCGCGGGGAGTGGAAACGATGCTTCAGAGTATACTCCTGAGCAATTGCGCGATATCTTGTCCGTGCGTTACGGCATGACAATGAGCGGATTTTCTCTGGGGGTTCCGTATATCTTTTCCAGCAAGGTCAGTCAGGAAACAGTAGCAATCATCAATGAGAACAGTGATGATTTGCCTGGCGTATCTACACAAATCACATCGGTCCGGCAATATCCCGAGCCAACTTTGATGCCTCATATTTTAGGAAATCTGGGGGCGCTTTCTGAAAAGCAGTATGAATCTTTAAAATCAGAAGGATATACGCTCAATGATACAATCGGAAAATTTGGAATTGAAGCTGCGATGGAATCCACACTGCGGGGTTCCGCAGGAGAAAAGAAGATTGAGTACAACAGCAACGGAGAAGTTCAGCAGGAGACTGTGACCAAAGAGCCGCAGGCGGGAAATACCGTGTTTCTTACCATTGATTCCAAAGTACAGAAGATTGCCGCCGATTCGCTTGCCAAAAATGTACAGGCGGCACATGCGACGACCAAAGATTGTGTCGGCGGCGGAGTGGTAGCACTGAGAGTTTCTGATTTTTCGGTGCTGGCTGCTGCAAGTTATCCGACTTATGATCTTTCTCAATACAGTAACGCTTCTTATTTTAATTCTCTTTTAAAAGACTCTTCCAATCCGCAAGTCGATAGGGCTTTCGGAAGCGCATTTACCCCTGGCTCTGTTTTTAAACCATGCGTTGCACTGGCAGCTTTGCAAGAAGGAGCCATTACGGATACAACGAAAATTGTTTGTAATCATGTTTATGATCGTTTTAAGCCGAGCTTGATTTTGACCTGTATGGGGTGGCACGGCCCTATGGATGTTCGTTCTGCCTTGGCACAGTCTTGCAACGTGTTCTTTTGTGAGACTGGATATCGCTTGGGAATCACAAGCATGGATCTGTATGCGAAAAAACTGGGACTCGGAGTAAAAACCGGAGTAGAGATCGATGAAACGGAGGGAACACTTGCCGGCCCGGAATCCAGAACCGCTGCGGGTGGAACCTGGTACGACGGCGATACCGTACAGGCGGCAATCGGGCAGAGCGATAATCAGTTTTCTCCGGCTCAGCTTGCCGATTATGTTGCAACCATTGCAAATAACGGAACTCGAAAAAAAGTACATTTGGTTGATCATGTAACCGATTATAGCCGTCAGAACACCATTTCTTCAACACAAGGAGAGACACTAGTGGATAATTCTGATTACAGTTATCTTTCTGCAGAAAATTTAAAGACAGTACAAGAAGGAATGAGAGAAGTCGTGACTTCCGGTACTGCAAGGACACTCTTTTCTAACTATAAGATTGCGATTGCCGCTAAAACCGGAACGGCAGAAACAAACGGCAGCGATAACGTTACGTTTATCGCCTATGCGCCTTATGATAATCCTCAAATCGCCGTGGCGGTGGTGCTGCCGCATGGTGCAGCAGGCACTTATGCTCAAAATATTGCAAAAGATATTTTTGACGCATACTTTCAATCATGA